The proteins below are encoded in one region of Thioalkalivibrio sp. K90mix:
- the hisC gene encoding histidinol-phosphate transaminase, producing the protein MASRNPASDMNPGGFDAAALVVDGVRGLTPYQPGKPIAALERELGIQQAIKMASNENPLGPSPQAVEAARAAMSEAHIYPDGAGFELKAALATRHGVDPDAITLGNGSNEILELIARAWLAPGRTSVFSAHAFAVYPLVTQAVGAEARVVEALPATDLEQPYGHDLAAMEKAVDDAVRVVFVANPNNPTGTWVGRAALEAFVAAMPATTLVVIDEAYAEYVEQEDYPDTTQWVARYPNLIVTRTFSKIQGLAGLRLGYSISSPAVAELLNRVRQPFNVNAVAQAAGLAALGDSAHIERSVRVNREGLLQLGEGLRERGLRAIPSVGNFITFDTGRDAGPVYEALQHEGVITRPVENYGLPGHLRVTVSTAEDNERFLQALDRALA; encoded by the coding sequence ATGGCTTCACGCAACCCCGCGTCCGATATGAACCCGGGTGGCTTTGATGCCGCCGCGCTTGTCGTGGATGGCGTTCGGGGCCTGACGCCCTATCAGCCCGGCAAGCCGATCGCGGCGCTCGAGCGGGAGCTGGGTATTCAGCAGGCGATCAAGATGGCCTCCAACGAGAATCCGCTGGGGCCCTCGCCCCAGGCGGTGGAGGCCGCGCGCGCGGCGATGAGCGAGGCCCACATCTATCCCGATGGGGCAGGCTTCGAACTCAAGGCCGCGCTAGCCACTCGGCATGGTGTCGATCCGGATGCCATTACCCTCGGCAATGGGTCCAACGAGATCCTGGAGCTGATTGCGCGGGCGTGGCTGGCGCCCGGTCGTACCTCGGTTTTTTCGGCTCATGCCTTTGCGGTATATCCGCTGGTTACCCAGGCGGTGGGGGCCGAGGCACGGGTGGTCGAAGCGCTGCCTGCGACCGACCTGGAACAGCCCTACGGGCATGATCTGGCGGCGATGGAGAAAGCCGTGGATGACGCCGTGCGGGTGGTGTTCGTGGCCAATCCGAACAACCCGACCGGGACCTGGGTCGGGCGCGCGGCGCTCGAGGCCTTTGTGGCGGCGATGCCGGCCACCACGCTGGTGGTGATCGACGAGGCGTATGCGGAATACGTTGAACAGGAAGACTATCCCGACACCACCCAGTGGGTCGCGCGCTACCCGAATCTGATCGTGACCCGCACGTTTTCCAAGATTCAGGGCCTTGCCGGCCTGCGCCTGGGGTACTCCATCAGCTCACCCGCGGTCGCGGAACTGCTCAATCGCGTGCGCCAGCCGTTCAATGTTAATGCCGTGGCACAGGCTGCGGGCCTCGCCGCGCTGGGGGACTCCGCCCATATCGAACGTTCGGTGCGCGTCAATCGCGAGGGCCTGCTGCAGCTGGGCGAGGGGCTGCGCGAGCGGGGGCTGCGCGCGATCCCGTCTGTAGGCAACTTCATCACCTTCGACACCGGGCGTGATGCGGGGCCGGTGTACGAGGCGCTGCAACACGAAGGCGTGATTACGCGCCCCGTGGAGAACTACGGGCTGCCCGGGCATCTGCGGGTGACGGTCTCCACGGCCGAGGACAACGAACGCTTCCTGCAGGCACTGGATCGAGCCCTGGCATGA
- a CDS encoding prephenate dehydrogenase/arogenate dehydrogenase family protein, which translates to MIERLVIFGVGLIGGSLALALREAGAVREIVGCSRNADNLREAERLGVIDRWTTSVAEAAEGADIGVLAVPLGAMGPLARDLAGCWPDDSPLTDVGSSKQAVIDAVTEGFGTTPRQFVPGHPIAGTEKSGVAAAFPSLFRDRLVILTPADATNPMASDRIAQMWQATGARVEFMTPAHHDRVLAATSHLPHVLAYTLVASLSDMSERDEIFHYAAGGFRDFTRIASSDPVVWRDICLANRTAILEVIERYQGDLEQLRGMIESADGPAIETRFRHAKETRDRFCDPADAQLDT; encoded by the coding sequence ATGATCGAGCGGCTGGTCATCTTTGGGGTTGGCCTGATTGGTGGCTCGCTCGCGCTCGCCTTGCGCGAGGCGGGAGCGGTACGCGAGATCGTGGGCTGTTCGCGCAATGCGGACAACCTGCGCGAGGCCGAGCGTCTGGGCGTGATCGACCGCTGGACGACCTCGGTGGCGGAGGCCGCGGAAGGGGCGGATATCGGCGTACTGGCAGTGCCGCTGGGGGCAATGGGCCCGCTGGCACGCGACCTGGCCGGCTGCTGGCCGGACGACAGCCCGTTGACGGACGTCGGCTCGAGCAAGCAGGCCGTGATCGACGCGGTGACCGAGGGCTTTGGCACCACGCCGCGCCAGTTTGTGCCCGGTCACCCCATTGCCGGGACCGAGAAGAGCGGGGTGGCGGCGGCATTCCCCAGCCTCTTTCGGGACCGGCTGGTGATCCTGACCCCGGCGGATGCGACCAACCCGATGGCCAGCGATCGCATTGCACAGATGTGGCAGGCGACTGGTGCGCGGGTGGAATTCATGACACCCGCCCACCACGACCGGGTGCTCGCGGCGACGAGCCATCTGCCTCACGTGCTGGCCTACACGCTGGTGGCGTCACTGTCGGACATGAGCGAGCGCGACGAGATCTTTCATTATGCGGCGGGCGGCTTTCGCGATTTCACCCGCATTGCCTCGTCGGACCCGGTGGTCTGGCGCGATATCTGCCTGGCCAACCGCACGGCCATCCTCGAGGTGATCGAACGCTACCAGGGTGACCTGGAGCAGTTACGCGGGATGATCGAATCGGCGGACGGGCCCGCGATCGAGACGCGCTTTCGGCACGCAAAGGAAACCCGGGATCGTTTTTGTGACCCGGCGGATGCACAACTGGATACCTGA
- the aroA gene encoding 3-phosphoshikimate 1-carboxyvinyltransferase, which produces MNTFTVQPGGTLSGVARVPGDKSISHRSIMLGALAEGETRVTGFLEGADCLATLEAFRAMGVPIERKGPGEVVIQGRGLQGLQAPDRPLDMGNSGTAMRLLCGVLAGQSFDSELIGDESLTRRPMRRVTEPLALMGAQIETSEAGTPPLRIRGGAPLRGTDHVLQVASAQVKSAILLAGLWADGKTCVTEPAPTRDHTERMLNGFGCVVTRDGPKACVTGGGRLQASSVDVPADISSAAFFLVGASIATGSQMRLEHVGINPTRTGVIDILRLMGADIRVENEREAGGEPVADIEVHATRLKGIEIPTELVPLAIDEFPAIFVAAACAEGETVLTGAEELRVKESDRIQVMADGLQALGVQCSVQRDGIRILGGEGFAGGEIDSHGDHRIAMSFAMAGLRASGPIRIRDCANVATSFPGFVDLARNAGLSLEAA; this is translated from the coding sequence ATGAACACCTTTACCGTACAGCCGGGGGGCACGCTCTCCGGTGTCGCCCGTGTGCCGGGCGACAAATCCATTTCCCATCGCTCGATCATGCTGGGTGCGCTGGCCGAGGGCGAGACGCGTGTCACCGGCTTTCTCGAAGGGGCCGATTGCCTGGCGACGCTGGAGGCCTTTCGCGCGATGGGTGTGCCGATCGAGCGCAAAGGGCCAGGCGAGGTCGTGATCCAGGGCCGGGGCCTGCAGGGCCTGCAGGCCCCGGATCGCCCGCTGGACATGGGTAACTCGGGGACCGCCATGCGGCTGCTCTGCGGGGTGCTCGCCGGGCAGTCGTTCGATAGCGAGCTCATCGGCGATGAATCCCTGACGCGTCGCCCCATGCGCCGGGTCACCGAGCCCCTGGCGCTCATGGGTGCACAGATCGAGACCAGTGAGGCCGGTACGCCGCCTTTGCGCATCCGTGGCGGCGCACCCCTGCGGGGCACCGATCATGTGCTGCAGGTGGCCAGCGCACAGGTCAAGTCCGCGATCCTGCTCGCGGGATTGTGGGCAGACGGGAAAACCTGTGTGACCGAGCCCGCGCCCACCCGGGACCACACCGAGCGGATGCTGAATGGCTTCGGCTGCGTCGTTACCCGGGATGGTCCCAAGGCCTGTGTGACCGGTGGCGGGCGCCTGCAGGCCAGTTCGGTGGATGTCCCGGCGGACATTTCCTCGGCCGCGTTCTTCCTGGTGGGCGCCAGCATCGCGACGGGCTCGCAGATGCGCCTGGAACACGTCGGCATCAATCCGACCCGGACCGGTGTGATCGACATCCTGCGCCTGATGGGCGCGGATATCCGCGTGGAGAACGAACGCGAAGCCGGCGGCGAGCCGGTGGCCGACATCGAGGTACATGCCACGCGCCTGAAGGGGATCGAAATCCCGACCGAGCTGGTGCCGCTGGCGATCGACGAATTCCCGGCCATCTTTGTCGCCGCGGCCTGCGCCGAGGGCGAGACGGTCCTGACGGGCGCGGAAGAACTGCGGGTCAAGGAGAGCGATCGCATTCAGGTGATGGCCGATGGGCTTCAGGCGCTGGGTGTGCAGTGCTCGGTGCAGCGCGATGGTATTCGCATTCTGGGCGGCGAGGGTTTCGCCGGCGGAGAGATCGACAGCCATGGCGACCACCGTATCGCGATGTCGTTCGCGATGGCCGGGCTGCGGGCCAGTGGCCCGATTCGCATTCGTGACTGCGCCAATGTGGCGACATCGTTCCCGGGTTTCGTGGACCTTGCCCGTAATGCCGGTCTGTCGCTGGAGGCGGCATGA
- the cmk gene encoding (d)CMP kinase, with the protein MTAAIPVLAIDGPGGAGKGTVCMRVAAAMGWHLLDSGALYRLLGLAARQHGVELTDIEGLERLAGALDVSFEIDGDAARVTTLLEGQPVDVLLRTEQAGSDASQVAALPAVREALLDRQRWFAQAPGLVADGRDMGTVVFPDADLKIFLTASAEERARRRYMQLKEQGLSANLSALQDEMEARDRRDRERSVAPLKPAEDAWVLDTTELDIVSVVDMILERLRDVLPEQSPRIEG; encoded by the coding sequence ATGACGGCGGCGATCCCGGTGCTCGCCATTGACGGCCCGGGTGGTGCCGGAAAGGGGACGGTGTGCATGCGCGTCGCCGCGGCGATGGGCTGGCACCTGCTCGACAGTGGGGCCCTGTACCGACTGCTGGGCCTTGCGGCGCGCCAGCATGGGGTGGAGCTGACCGATATCGAAGGACTCGAACGCCTGGCCGGCGCACTGGACGTCAGCTTCGAGATCGACGGCGATGCGGCAAGGGTAACGACCCTGCTTGAGGGCCAGCCGGTGGACGTGCTCCTGCGCACCGAACAGGCGGGTTCCGATGCCTCGCAGGTCGCCGCGCTGCCCGCTGTACGCGAGGCATTGCTCGATCGCCAGCGATGGTTTGCTCAGGCCCCGGGGCTGGTCGCGGACGGGCGCGACATGGGCACCGTGGTGTTCCCGGATGCGGACCTCAAGATCTTCCTGACGGCCTCGGCGGAGGAGCGGGCGCGCAGGCGTTACATGCAGTTGAAGGAACAAGGACTTAGTGCTAATCTTTCCGCCCTTCAGGATGAGATGGAGGCGCGCGACCGCCGTGACCGCGAGCGTAGCGTGGCTCCCCTCAAGCCCGCCGAAGATGCCTGGGTGCTGGATACCACGGAACTCGACATCGTCAGCGTGGTGGACATGATCCTGGAGCGCCTCCGGGACGTACTCCCGGAACAAAGCCCCCGAATCGAGGGATAG
- the rpsA gene encoding 30S ribosomal protein S1 — protein MSESFAQLLEESMAYTQMQPGAILSATVIEVTPDVVVVNAGLKSEGVIPTEQFMNDEGELEVKVGDVVEVALETPEDGFGETRMSREKAKRAKAWDRLEGAMEEEQYVTGKISGKVKGGYTVELGDIRAFLPGSLVDVRPVRDTAYLEGKELEFKLIKLDRRRNNVVVSRRAVVEQEYSAEREELLKNLQEGAVVKGIVKNLTDYGAFLDLGGIDGLLHITDMAWKRVKHPSDVVEIGQEVEVKVLKFDRERMRVSLGLKQLGEDPWENITRRYPTGTRIFGKVTNITDYGCFVEIEDGVEGLVHVSEMDWTNKNVNPGKVVAIGDEVEVMILDLDEERRRISLGMKQCQSNPWDDFAANHNRGEKVRGQIKSITDFGVFVGLDGGIDGLIHLSDLSWHEAGEEAIRNFKKGDEVEAVVLSVDPERERISLGLKQLDRDPFSNFVAEHTKGSIVKGTVKEVDAKAAVIELADGIDGILRAADISQDRVEDARTVLNVGEEVEAKFMGVDKKTRAISLSIKAKDRAEEAEMVSDYSASGSATTSLGDLLKEQMGKND, from the coding sequence ATGAGTGAAAGTTTCGCGCAACTGCTCGAAGAGAGCATGGCCTACACCCAGATGCAGCCGGGTGCCATCCTCAGTGCCACCGTCATTGAGGTCACCCCGGATGTGGTCGTGGTCAATGCCGGCCTGAAGTCCGAGGGGGTCATCCCCACCGAGCAGTTCATGAACGACGAGGGCGAGCTCGAGGTCAAGGTCGGCGATGTCGTCGAAGTGGCCCTCGAAACCCCCGAAGACGGTTTCGGCGAGACGCGCATGTCGCGCGAGAAGGCCAAGCGGGCCAAGGCCTGGGATCGTCTTGAAGGTGCGATGGAAGAAGAGCAGTACGTCACCGGCAAGATCTCCGGCAAGGTCAAGGGCGGGTACACCGTCGAGCTGGGAGACATCCGTGCGTTCCTGCCCGGTTCACTCGTGGATGTACGTCCGGTGCGCGATACCGCGTACCTGGAAGGCAAGGAACTGGAATTCAAGCTCATCAAGCTGGATCGCCGCCGCAATAACGTGGTCGTATCGCGCCGCGCCGTGGTCGAGCAGGAATACAGCGCCGAGCGCGAAGAACTGCTGAAGAACCTGCAGGAAGGCGCGGTCGTGAAGGGCATCGTGAAGAACCTGACCGACTACGGTGCGTTCCTGGATCTGGGCGGCATCGACGGCCTGCTGCATATCACCGACATGGCCTGGAAGCGCGTGAAGCACCCCTCCGACGTGGTCGAGATCGGCCAGGAAGTCGAAGTCAAGGTGCTGAAGTTCGACCGCGAACGCATGCGCGTCTCGCTGGGCCTGAAGCAGCTGGGCGAGGATCCGTGGGAGAACATCACCCGCCGTTACCCGACCGGCACCCGCATCTTCGGCAAGGTCACCAACATTACCGACTACGGCTGCTTCGTGGAAATCGAAGACGGCGTGGAAGGCCTGGTGCACGTGTCCGAGATGGACTGGACCAACAAGAACGTCAATCCGGGCAAGGTCGTGGCCATCGGCGACGAGGTCGAGGTGATGATCCTGGACCTGGACGAAGAGCGCCGCCGCATCTCGCTGGGCATGAAGCAGTGCCAGTCCAACCCGTGGGACGACTTCGCCGCCAACCACAATCGTGGCGAGAAGGTCCGTGGCCAGATCAAGTCGATCACCGACTTCGGTGTGTTCGTCGGTCTGGATGGCGGCATCGACGGCCTGATCCACCTGTCCGACCTGTCCTGGCACGAGGCCGGTGAAGAGGCGATCCGCAACTTCAAGAAGGGCGACGAAGTCGAGGCCGTGGTGCTGTCGGTGGATCCGGAGCGCGAGCGTATCTCCCTGGGTCTGAAGCAGCTGGACCGCGATCCGTTCTCCAACTTCGTGGCCGAGCACACCAAGGGCAGCATCGTGAAGGGTACGGTCAAGGAAGTGGACGCCAAGGCGGCCGTGATCGAGCTGGCTGACGGTATCGACGGCATCCTGCGTGCGGCCGATATCTCCCAGGACCGTGTGGAAGATGCGCGGACCGTGCTGAACGTTGGCGAAGAGGTCGAGGCCAAGTTCATGGGTGTGGACAAGAAGACCCGTGCGATCAGCCTGTCGATCAAGGCCAAGGACCGCGCCGAAGAGGCCGAGATGGTCTCCGACTACTCCGCGAGCGGTAGTGCGACGACCTCCCTTGGCGATCTGCTGAAGGAACAGATGGGCAAGAACGACTAA
- a CDS encoding integration host factor subunit beta produces the protein MDCFLSAHCGSLSSVCDERQMTKSELIESLAQKSPHLPARDVEMCVKALLERMSQALAHGQRVEIRGFGSFSLHFRPPRLGRNPKTGEGVALPGKHVPHFKPGKELRERVNSPAVVDE, from the coding sequence GTGGACTGTTTTTTATCCGCACACTGCGGATCTCTTTCTTCTGTCTGTGACGAGCGTCAGATGACCAAATCGGAATTGATCGAAAGCCTCGCCCAGAAATCGCCTCACCTGCCCGCACGGGATGTCGAGATGTGCGTGAAGGCGTTGCTGGAACGGATGAGTCAGGCCCTGGCGCATGGTCAGCGAGTCGAGATTCGTGGCTTCGGCAGCTTCTCCCTGCATTTCCGCCCGCCGCGTCTTGGACGCAATCCCAAGACCGGGGAAGGGGTGGCACTGCCGGGCAAGCATGTCCCGCATTTCAAACCCGGCAAGGAACTGCGCGAGCGGGTCAATAGCCCCGCGGTTGTCGACGAGTAA
- a CDS encoding lipopolysaccharide assembly protein LapA domain-containing protein, giving the protein MSDRRRQQVRNAVAFALLILISSAIGILVVFNEGQVTLSLPWVDVQAPLVVLLGISALVGVVVTAAILLLRIRRLNQKVADLRAENRALKTEVEQMRTAPMRDFY; this is encoded by the coding sequence ATGTCCGATCGACGGCGCCAGCAGGTCCGCAACGCAGTCGCGTTTGCCTTGCTGATCCTGATCTCTTCGGCGATCGGTATTCTTGTGGTGTTCAACGAGGGCCAGGTCACCCTGAGCCTGCCATGGGTAGACGTGCAAGCGCCCCTGGTAGTCCTGCTGGGCATTTCCGCGCTCGTGGGTGTGGTCGTCACGGCCGCCATTCTGCTTCTCCGTATCCGCCGACTGAACCAGAAGGTGGCGGACCTGCGCGCGGAGAATCGCGCATTGAAGACCGAGGTCGAGCAGATGCGAACGGCCCCGATGCGGGATTTTTATTAG
- a CDS encoding tetratricopeptide repeat protein yields the protein MINDWFWLLLPVAAASGWWVARRVHPEDPGDQEPSLHRYLEGVRYLLDDRTDDALQAFIEMVEVDHETFETHVILGRLFRRRGEVDRAIRIHQNLVARPSLKDEQRAQALNELGQDFLLAGVLDRAEAVFRELADSPHQAVQALKGLQHVYETQREWERAIEVGTRLKAHNVPNEHLRIAHYHCELATIALEQGDRSTSAERAAQAEGLVPGLSRALLIKSEIAEREDRIADAIACGREAVARTPPLAPLVVPRLERLHQALPGENRLGQLEQTLEDLANSRGITVARIALMRLYRRTGRLDAALSELGMILSQRPVPTSGLLEAVRWMKILPAVQEYSVEFAAFEKALSDQLGSQHLYQCMNCGYQGRAHVWQCPSCRRWDTLRGLDFELDASTEEAEDALVREGTR from the coding sequence GTGATCAACGACTGGTTCTGGCTCTTGCTGCCCGTGGCGGCGGCAAGCGGCTGGTGGGTAGCCCGTCGCGTCCACCCGGAAGACCCAGGGGACCAGGAACCTTCCCTTCACCGTTACCTTGAGGGCGTCCGATATCTGCTGGACGACCGTACCGATGATGCCTTGCAGGCCTTCATCGAGATGGTGGAGGTCGACCACGAAACCTTTGAGACCCATGTGATTCTTGGACGCCTGTTCCGGCGTCGAGGCGAGGTCGATCGGGCGATCCGGATCCATCAGAACCTGGTGGCGCGTCCTTCTCTGAAGGACGAGCAGCGGGCCCAGGCGCTGAACGAGCTCGGGCAGGACTTTCTGCTAGCCGGCGTTCTCGATCGGGCCGAGGCGGTCTTCCGCGAGCTTGCGGACTCGCCGCATCAGGCGGTGCAGGCGCTGAAGGGCCTGCAGCATGTCTATGAAACCCAGCGTGAATGGGAGCGCGCGATCGAGGTCGGCACACGACTGAAAGCGCATAACGTGCCGAATGAACATCTTCGAATCGCGCATTATCACTGTGAGTTGGCGACTATTGCGCTGGAGCAAGGTGACCGCTCAACCTCCGCCGAGCGAGCGGCACAAGCAGAGGGGCTGGTCCCTGGGCTGTCGCGCGCGCTGCTGATCAAGTCCGAGATCGCGGAACGCGAAGACCGCATCGCCGATGCGATTGCATGCGGCCGTGAGGCCGTGGCCCGTACGCCACCGCTGGCACCCCTGGTCGTGCCGCGCCTCGAGCGGTTGCACCAGGCACTGCCAGGTGAGAACCGCCTGGGGCAGCTGGAGCAAACCCTGGAAGATCTGGCGAACAGCCGCGGTATCACCGTGGCGCGGATCGCACTGATGCGGTTGTACCGTCGCACCGGGCGGCTGGATGCCGCACTCTCCGAACTCGGGATGATCCTTTCGCAACGCCCGGTGCCGACATCGGGCTTGCTCGAGGCCGTGCGCTGGATGAAGATTCTCCCCGCGGTGCAGGAATACAGTGTGGAGTTCGCCGCGTTCGAGAAAGCGCTTTCGGATCAGCTCGGAAGCCAGCATCTGTACCAGTGCATGAACTGTGGCTACCAGGGTCGAGCGCACGTCTGGCAATGTCCGAGCTGTCGCCGATGGGATACCCTGCGGGGGCTGGATTTTGAACTCGATGCCTCTACCGAGGAGGCTGAAGATGCGCTGGTCCGCGAAGGGACGCGCTGA
- the pyrF gene encoding orotidine-5'-phosphate decarboxylase has translation MRAVVQSPAPRLIVALDFADADGAIQLAQRLDPSLCALKVGFELFVVAGPDLLGRLHDLGFRVFLDLKFHDIPNTVAAACRAAARTGVWLVNVHASGGLQMMQAAHEAVREVNDHTAVLAVTVLTSSDAHTLREIGVQRSPEAQVRLLGNLAIARAGLEGLVCSAQEASLLREELGSGPMLVTPGIRLPEAEGDDQRRVMTPENAIKAGASAIVVGRPITRAVDPAAAATDFAHRLERVFQSR, from the coding sequence ATGCGAGCAGTCGTTCAGTCCCCAGCCCCGCGTCTGATCGTGGCACTCGACTTTGCCGATGCCGACGGTGCCATCCAGCTGGCGCAGCGTCTCGATCCGTCATTGTGCGCCCTGAAGGTCGGGTTCGAGTTGTTTGTCGTGGCCGGGCCCGATTTATTGGGCAGACTGCACGATCTCGGCTTTCGGGTATTCCTCGATCTCAAGTTTCACGATATCCCCAACACAGTGGCCGCCGCCTGCAGGGCAGCGGCGCGAACCGGCGTATGGCTGGTAAATGTGCACGCCAGTGGTGGCTTGCAGATGATGCAGGCGGCGCACGAAGCGGTCCGCGAGGTCAATGATCACACCGCCGTTCTGGCGGTTACGGTTCTGACCTCCAGCGACGCACACACGCTGCGCGAGATTGGCGTTCAGCGCAGCCCGGAGGCCCAGGTGCGCCTGCTGGGCAATCTGGCCATCGCGCGGGCTGGGCTGGAGGGGCTGGTGTGTTCTGCGCAGGAGGCAAGCCTGCTGCGTGAGGAGCTGGGCTCTGGCCCGATGCTGGTGACCCCCGGAATCCGGCTTCCGGAGGCCGAAGGAGACGATCAGCGCAGGGTGATGACACCGGAGAACGCGATCAAGGCCGGTGCCAGCGCCATTGTGGTGGGGCGACCCATTACCCGGGCGGTCGATCCGGCGGCCGCTGCGACCGATTTCGCACATCGCCTGGAGAGGGTTTTCCAGAGCCGCTGA
- a CDS encoding ComEA family DNA-binding protein, producing MKNAIYCVKCWFFAALCVLPLALVTASGGQTPVNVNSASADELATLDNIGQVKAEAIVEHREAHGPFASVQALTDVSGVGERTVEMNLDRIEVE from the coding sequence ATGAAAAATGCCATCTACTGTGTGAAATGCTGGTTCTTCGCCGCCTTGTGCGTGCTGCCGCTGGCGCTGGTTACGGCATCAGGCGGGCAGACGCCGGTGAATGTGAACTCGGCATCGGCGGATGAACTCGCGACGCTGGACAACATCGGCCAGGTCAAGGCCGAGGCGATCGTCGAGCATCGCGAGGCCCACGGTCCGTTTGCCTCGGTGCAGGCGCTGACGGACGTATCCGGCGTCGGCGAGCGCACGGTGGAGATGAATCTCGACCGTATCGAGGTCGAGTAG
- the galU gene encoding UTP--glucose-1-phosphate uridylyltransferase GalU, which translates to MNPNTPPIRTAVFPVAGMGTRFLPATKANPKEMLPIVDKPLIQYAAEEAVRAGIETLVFVTGRNKRSIPDHFDKAYELETELEERGKTEMLEKVRNIVPSNVTCVYVRQAEALGLGHAVACARPVVRNEPFAVILADDLIEEEQGGATKQMVEAFNQHGCSVLGVEEVPADRTHQYGIIDPVQTGPRTWDVRGIVEKPQPADAPSNVAVVGRYILTPRIFELLAEQEPGAGGEIQLTDAIAKLLQEERVTALNFEGRRFDCGSKLGYLEATVEFALMHPELKDDFGAYLKSRASTS; encoded by the coding sequence ATGAACCCGAATACGCCACCGATCCGTACCGCTGTTTTTCCTGTCGCGGGCATGGGCACCCGCTTTCTTCCGGCCACCAAGGCCAACCCCAAAGAGATGCTCCCCATTGTCGACAAGCCGCTTATTCAGTACGCGGCCGAGGAGGCCGTGCGTGCGGGTATCGAGACCCTGGTGTTCGTGACCGGTCGCAACAAGCGTTCCATCCCCGATCACTTCGACAAGGCCTACGAGCTTGAAACGGAGCTGGAAGAGCGCGGCAAGACGGAGATGCTGGAGAAGGTGCGCAATATCGTGCCGTCCAACGTGACCTGTGTGTACGTGCGTCAGGCCGAGGCACTGGGTCTGGGACATGCGGTAGCCTGCGCGCGGCCGGTGGTACGCAACGAGCCCTTTGCGGTGATCCTGGCCGATGACCTGATCGAAGAAGAGCAGGGCGGTGCCACGAAGCAGATGGTCGAGGCCTTTAACCAGCATGGATGCAGCGTGCTGGGCGTGGAAGAGGTGCCGGCGGACCGCACCCATCAGTACGGCATCATTGATCCGGTGCAAACGGGCCCGCGCACCTGGGACGTACGCGGGATTGTGGAGAAGCCGCAGCCGGCGGACGCACCCTCCAATGTCGCGGTCGTGGGCCGCTATATCCTGACCCCGCGCATCTTCGAGCTGTTGGCCGAGCAGGAGCCCGGTGCTGGGGGCGAAATCCAGCTGACCGACGCAATTGCCAAGTTACTTCAGGAAGAGCGTGTAACTGCCCTTAATTTCGAAGGTCGCCGCTTCGACTGTGGAAGCAAGCTGGGTTATCTGGAGGCGACTGTGGAGTTCGCGCTGATGCACCCGGAGCTGAAGGACGACTTTGGCGCCTATCTGAAATCCCGCGCCAGCACCTCCTGA
- a CDS encoding rhomboid family intramembrane serine protease — protein sequence MTHPDPRHPDFSMMPPVIGFLLITNVALFLALPWLGDWLMTHFALWPIGTPSMILQDGQWLRVPDFQLWQLLTYGFLHGGLVHLSVNMFAVWMLGVQIENAWGSRTFALYFLICVIGAGLVQLMVTAYGDNGMVYPTVGASGGVFGVLLAFGMMFPNQRLYLFFLPIPIKAKYFVIAYGALELYLGISGTLAGIAHFAHLGGMAFGFLAIQYWRGRLPIRPRQRRFWW from the coding sequence ATGACGCACCCGGACCCGCGCCACCCCGATTTCAGCATGATGCCACCGGTGATCGGCTTTTTGCTGATCACCAACGTGGCGCTCTTTCTTGCCCTGCCCTGGCTGGGCGACTGGCTGATGACCCATTTCGCCCTGTGGCCCATCGGAACGCCATCGATGATCCTGCAGGACGGGCAATGGCTACGTGTGCCGGACTTCCAGCTCTGGCAGCTGTTGACCTACGGGTTCCTGCACGGAGGCCTCGTTCACCTCTCGGTGAACATGTTTGCCGTCTGGATGCTGGGAGTGCAGATCGAGAACGCCTGGGGCTCCAGGACCTTCGCCCTGTACTTCCTCATCTGCGTGATCGGCGCAGGGCTGGTACAGCTTATGGTCACCGCCTATGGCGACAATGGGATGGTCTATCCCACTGTTGGGGCATCCGGCGGCGTGTTCGGGGTCTTGCTGGCGTTCGGGATGATGTTCCCCAACCAGCGGCTTTATCTGTTCTTCCTGCCGATCCCCATCAAGGCAAAGTACTTCGTCATCGCCTACGGCGCCCTGGAACTCTACCTGGGGATCTCGGGCACCCTCGCCGGTATTGCGCATTTCGCGCATCTGGGCGGGATGGCGTTCGGCTTCCTCGCCATCCAGTACTGGCGCGGAAGGCTTCCGATACGTCCGCGTCAGCGGAGGTTCTGGTGGTGA